In the Syntrophales bacterium genome, GTTAGCTTTTCAATCGCATAAATCCCTGGTTAAGGAAAAAGAGGCAATTTACAAAGCGGAGGAATTGAAAAGGAGTTATACAAAAATTTATGCGCCATCTCATGGTTATGTTACCAAAAAATCTGTTGAAGTCGGTAATCAAATTCAAATCGGACAACCACTTATGGCAGTTGTTCCACTTGATGATGTGTGGGTGACGGCAAATTATAAAGAGACTGAGCTTGATAAGGTGAAGCCGGGGCAAAGAGTGGAAATAAGAGTGGATACCTATTCAGGCAAGGTATTTGAAGGAACCGTGCAGAGTATTATGGCA is a window encoding:
- a CDS encoding HlyD family secretion protein; its protein translation is MKRSYTKIYAPSHGYVTKKSVEVGNQIQIGQPLMAVVPLDDVWVTANYKETELDKVKPGQRVEIRVDTYSGKVFEGTVQSIMAGTGAVFSLFPPENATGNYVKVVQRIPVKIVLDKGSNRDHIFRIGMSVVPTIIIK